A window of Kribbella voronezhensis genomic DNA:
GCGTACCACGGGAGTCGCCGCGCGATTCGCCGTCGGACCGGCGGGACGGCTTGTCCCGGGCGGAACGCTCCTCGACCGGGCGGGCCGGCTTGATCCGGCCCTTCGCCTCGGCCGGGATGCCGAGGTCGTGGTACAGCTCCGGCGAGGTGGAGTAGATCTCCTGCGGTTCGTCGTACGGAAGGTCGAGTGCCTTGTTGATCGTCTTCCAGCGGACCACGTCCGGCCAGTCGACGAAGGTGACGGCGATCCCGCTCGCGCCGGCCCGGCCGGTACGGCCGATCCGGTGCACGTAGGCCTTCTCGTCCTCCGGGCAGGTGTTGTTGATGACGTGCGTGACGCCCTCGACATCGATACCGCGGGCGGCGACATCGGTACACACCAGTACGTCGATCTTGTCGCCGCGGAACCTGGTCAGCGCCCGCTCGCGAGCCTGCTGGTTCAGGTCACCGTGGATCGCCGCGGCCTTGAAGCCGCGGTCCACCAGGTCGTCGGTCAGCCGGGACGCCTCGCGCTTGGTCCGGCAGAAGATCATCACCCGGCCGCGGTCGTCGGCCTGCAGGATCCGGGCGACCACCTCGGGCTTGTCCAGGTCGTGTGCGCGGTAGACGAACTGCGCGGTCGCCGGCACCATCTGCGAGTCGTCGTGCGACTCCGCGCGGATGTTCAGCGGGTGCCGCATGTGCGTGCGGGCCAAGGTGATGACGGCCGACGGCATGGTTGCCGAGAACAACATCGTCTGGCGCAGCTCGGGCGTCTTGCGCAGGATGCGTTCCACGTCGGGCAGGAAGCCTAGGTCGAGCATCTCGTCGGCCTCGTCGAGCACCAGCACCTTGATGTGGGACAGGTCGAGGACGCCGCGGTTGGCGAGGTCGAGCAGCCGCCCCGGCGTACCGACGACGACGTCGACGCCGGACTTCAGGGCGTCCAGCTGCGGGTCGTACGAGACACCGCCGTAGATGGTGAGGACGCGCACGGTCCGCACGGTCGACGCGGTGGTGAGGTCCTTGGCGACCTGGATGGTCAGCTCGCGGGTCGGGGTGACGACCAGCGCTTGCGGTTTGCCGGGCGCGGCCAGCTCCTCGTAGTCGGCTTCGCCGGGGGAGATGGTGCGCTGCAGCAGCGGGATACCGAACCCGAGGGTCTTACCGGTACCGGTTCGGGCCTGGCCGATCAGGTCGGTCCCCATCAGTGCGATGGGAAGCGTCATCTCCTGGATCGGAAAAGGCTCCACGATGTTGACGCGATCGAGCGCGTCACAGATCTCGGGCAGGACGCCGAGCTCTCGGAAGGTGGTCAGGCTGATCGCCTCTCACATGCTTGTACGGACAGTTGCAGC
This region includes:
- a CDS encoding DEAD/DEAH box helicase, coding for MTLPIALMGTDLIGQARTGTGKTLGFGIPLLQRTISPGEADYEELAAPGKPQALVVTPTRELTIQVAKDLTTASTVRTVRVLTIYGGVSYDPQLDALKSGVDVVVGTPGRLLDLANRGVLDLSHIKVLVLDEADEMLDLGFLPDVERILRKTPELRQTMLFSATMPSAVITLARTHMRHPLNIRAESHDDSQMVPATAQFVYRAHDLDKPEVVARILQADDRGRVMIFCRTKREASRLTDDLVDRGFKAAAIHGDLNQQARERALTRFRGDKIDVLVCTDVAARGIDVEGVTHVINNTCPEDEKAYVHRIGRTGRAGASGIAVTFVDWPDVVRWKTINKALDLPYDEPQEIYSTSPELYHDLGIPAEAKGRIKPARPVEERSARDKPSRRSDGESRGDSRGTHGESRGDSRGTRGDSRGDARVEHKGDGDAGERSNRKRNSRNRRRTRSGRPLEGEAAATQPKSEDDVTAKTEVPPTVESSTEAAEVSRERKPRQRTRRRTSNSADAPAAELTDTTVEAKTEAVEAPVEQQASVEAPARKRTRKRAAAATETTDTAPQASDTESQVTTDAAAPAEEAPRAPRTRKRAAAKASAEPEAAEGTPVVADEATAAAPKAKRTRKRAATAVAETDSGVGEKPADVGDGEAPVKAARTRKRAAKAVAEVKAEVSEAPVKSTSDQAPAKKATPKRAVKATDAPFTADEKTAAEKPAAEKSATAQKRTAKKAAAVIPTFTAPE